The DNA region CGCCCCTGATCCCCCTGTGAAAGGGTCATGCCCGGCATCCGGGGACGCCTGCGCTGTAGCCATGAACGCAAACTGGTAGACGCCAGCCAACGCGCCTGCCAGGCCTGCAGAGTGCAGAAGGCTGCGTCGGCTGAATTCAAACTTCTCTGTTTTCATTTCAGACTCCTATGTGGTGAAAAGGGCTGCACGGGATGAAAAAGTGCGGAACGGTATGTGCTTGGAAGTGACATGGCGCGCCGCGGCGCCGCCCGGCTTCTCCGTGGCCAAGGGCCACAGCCTTCCAAAAGGACCACGCGGGTCCCCCGGAAAACGGCCTTGCGGGCTTACTTAGGAAAGTTCCTCAGGATAGGCAAGCGGCTGGCCGGAGACGTAGCGCTGCAGCTCGGCCACGATGTGGTCGCCCATCCGAAGCAGTTCAGTCCCCATGGATCCAGCAATATGTGGGGTCAGGAAGACATTGGGCAGGTCATAGAACACATGGTCGGCAGGGAGTACATCCGGGACAGCAACGTCAAGTATCGCGTTGATGCGTCCGGAGACCAGCTCTGCCTCGAGCGCCGTCTGGTCCATGATCTCGCCCCTGGCAGTGTTGATGACAGTGGCTCCGTCCCTCAGCAGCGCCAGTTCCGGCCCGCCGATCATCCCGGTGGTCTCAGGTGTCACTGGCACATGAACGGACAGGACATCGCTTCTGGACATCAGCTCTTCCAGTGAAACCCGCTCCACCCCAAGGGCGGCCGCGTCCGCACTGGTCAGGTATGGATCGTAGAAAAGCACCTCAAGCTGGAACGGCTGGAGCAACTTTGCGACGTTGCGCCCGATCCGGGATGCCCCCACAAGCCCGACCGTCTTCTGGTAGTTTCCGGCCTCCGGAAACTCCTGTTCACGGTCTATCTCGGCGCGGCGCCGCCCATACAAGTGCGAACTCTCAAAAGCCTGCTTGTTGGCAAGCAGGACCATGGCCAGTGTGTATTCAGCAACCGGGCGGCCGTTGGCATCGCCGGCGTTGGAACCGACAATGCTCCGGCCTGCAGGGATGGGCGGCAACTTGTCCGAAATCACCCCGCCGGCATGGATGATTGCCCGCAGGTTCGGCGCGGCTTCCAGGACATCGAGACCGATTTTTGGGCAACCCCAACCGGTGATGAGGATCTCGACGTCGGACAGCGCCGCTTGCGCCTCCACGGAAGCGAAGTCCTCAAAAACCGGGCCGCGGAGGTCCACGATCCGCGCCAGGTCTCGGATCGCATCCGGCGACATGAGTTTGGAGAGGAGGCCAGCGGGTGCCATGACAGCCATGGCGACAGGCTTCAGTGCCGGTTGTCCTGTCACCGCCAGTGCTTCTGCAAAGAAAGCGGCAGCGGTCCGCGTGAACCTGTCCTCCATGTCGCGGCGGATGAAGTGCGATGCGCCGTCGAAAACTTCCACCCTTGCGCCGGCGGAGCGGGCGATCCGCTGGTGCCCGGGTGTGATGCCGGTCCTTACCGTCCCGGTGATGATCAGCGTGGGGACAGCGGAAGCCGCCAGCGTGGCGGCCAGATCCGGCCAGGGCGTCGTAGGAATGACGTTGCCGTTCAGGACCAGGCGGGGGTCGCAGTCCTCCTGCGCCCTGCAGCTGCGCTGAATCTCCGCCTCGTTCCAGTTCGGCCACTGCCGCCTTCTGATGTCGGCGCGTTCGGTTGCTGTGCGCGATTGGACATCAATGAGGTGCGCATAGGCTTCCTCCGCCACGCTGCGGTCCTGCAGCGGCGTGACCGGAAGCCGCCAGAATGGATCCTCCAGGAGGACGGCTGCCGGACGGAATCCGGCAGCCGTCTGTTCCAGCGAGGCGGCCGCCACGGCAGCGGCCACGGAACCGCCCGCCGAATGCCCGTAGTAAAGAGCGGGGAGGTGCGCTATCCGATGGAGGTCAGGGCCCCGCAGGACTTCCAGGAGGTCCTGGACCATGACATCGCCGGGACGCTTCTGAAGATCCTCGTCAGACCAGCGGGGGGAGCCTCCGTGTCCCCGGAGATCGACAGCCAGGACCGCCCACCGGCGCGAAATCCAGTCCGGAAAGGCGGCCTCCAGACATTCCGCGGACTCCATCAGGCCATGAACCGCGACGACGACGGCACTCGCCGGTGCCTCAGGCAGCAACAGTCGATACGACAGCACCCAAAACCCTCTCCATAGATAATTTTCCAGTACGGTGCGTCACGACTGCTTCTTGAGGTGGGCGTCGGCCTGCTTCTGCATTTCCTCCTGGAGCTTGGCTACCCCGGCTCCGTCGGCGGCCTTCTTCAGCTTGTCCAGCTGGTCGTCGACGTCGACAGCGCCGTAGAAGAGCGGGTTG from Arthrobacter pascens includes:
- a CDS encoding alpha/beta fold hydrolase, with product MLSYRLLLPEAPASAVVVAVHGLMESAECLEAAFPDWISRRWAVLAVDLRGHGGSPRWSDEDLQKRPGDVMVQDLLEVLRGPDLHRIAHLPALYYGHSAGGSVAAAVAAASLEQTAAGFRPAAVLLEDPFWRLPVTPLQDRSVAEEAYAHLIDVQSRTATERADIRRRQWPNWNEAEIQRSCRAQEDCDPRLVLNGNVIPTTPWPDLAATLAASAVPTLIITGTVRTGITPGHQRIARSAGARVEVFDGASHFIRRDMEDRFTRTAAAFFAEALAVTGQPALKPVAMAVMAPAGLLSKLMSPDAIRDLARIVDLRGPVFEDFASVEAQAALSDVEILITGWGCPKIGLDVLEAAPNLRAIIHAGGVISDKLPPIPAGRSIVGSNAGDANGRPVAEYTLAMVLLANKQAFESSHLYGRRRAEIDREQEFPEAGNYQKTVGLVGASRIGRNVAKLLQPFQLEVLFYDPYLTSADAAALGVERVSLEELMSRSDVLSVHVPVTPETTGMIGGPELALLRDGATVINTARGEIMDQTALEAELVSGRINAILDVAVPDVLPADHVFYDLPNVFLTPHIAGSMGTELLRMGDHIVAELQRYVSGQPLAYPEELS